The window ATTTTCCTCCGCACAATCCAGTTGCTGGGAATTGATGCTTTGTGTTCGAGATCCACTAATCCGTGCCATTCAGCCTCAAGGAGAATGTCAGCGAACTCAACATCGGTAGTCGGAGACGCCAACTTACTGTCGTATTCACTCTTGAGCTTTCGAAAACGCGACTGATCGCTTTCAAATGAGTCCCGTAGCCTGGTAGTGTCTTCACTTACGAACATACCTCGGTTTGTAAAGGCGATTCTAAGTTCGTCCGTCACGGTAACCAGTCCGTTCGGCTCAAGACGGTGAAGCAAGACTGAAAGCCCCAACGGATGGTCATCTTTTGAGAAGTGGAATTGCAGTTCATTGAACCCCTCTACCAATTGAGGCGCTGACACACATATCAACTGACTGGACTCGAGCCTTGCGTCACTTATTATTTCGATCGGATCAGTGTGAATGTGACCGTGGCAGTAAATGACGGGACGATTGCAGCGAACGAGGCTCGTCCTGAATTGTCCGCTGTTAATCAGTTCTGTATAGATTTCGACACGCATGAGCTCCTGGGGAAGTAAGTTGTGGTGTGCAAGCACAATTGGAACACTTTCCAGGGCCGTGTCATCAATGTCCGATCTCAATTTTCGAATGTGCTCTAGGTCAAACATCGGGGTATCCAGGCGTTCGCCTTCCAGCTCGAAACCTACGTTGCCACCAGTGTCGCGACACTTCTGAACTACAGCTTCCATCTCAGTTCGCAATGCGTCAGGAAACATTCGCCATTCACCGCACCCAATGCAGGAGTTCATCGAGTAGAGATTGAGCTCGCACTTGCCCGATCGCAAGGCCGTTCCTCGAACCCTATTTGTTGCGAGCACGTCCTCATATTTTTTCGTCCATGCCTCTCTTAGTGGATCGAATTTCTTCGGATTCAGACGTTTTTTTGCGGTGCATGACCTTCTGTCGACGTCATGATTTCCCGGCACAACGTGAATCGTGCCTGCCTGCTTAGAGCTAAGGTTGAGTGCATCGACAAGAAAGCCAACTGTCTCAACATATTCGCGTTTGTTCCCTCTGCATGCGAGATCGCCGCAAATCAACATCGCTGCGGGTACCAGTCGCGATGTTGGGGAATCAAATTTATCAGAAATGGCTCTTGCGACCTGTTGCAAATCAGGGGTCTGACTCGCAACCAGACTTCGTGCGCCAGAGTCCTTTTGGTCAATCGATCTTTTCTGTTTCGTCCACTCATAGTGGACATCGCCAAGCTGCAGGATTGAAACCGTCTTCAACTTCGTGCCCCTAGAATC of the Neorhodopirellula lusitana genome contains:
- a CDS encoding metallophosphoesterase family protein, translated to MKTVSILQLGDVHYEWTKQKRSIDQKDSGARSLVASQTPDLQQVARAISDKFDSPTSRLVPAAMLICGDLACRGNKREYVETVGFLVDALNLSSKQAGTIHVVPGNHDVDRRSCTAKKRLNPKKFDPLREAWTKKYEDVLATNRVRGTALRSGKCELNLYSMNSCIGCGEWRMFPDALRTEMEAVVQKCRDTGGNVGFELEGERLDTPMFDLEHIRKLRSDIDDTALESVPIVLAHHNLLPQELMRVEIYTELINSGQFRTSLVRCNRPVIYCHGHIHTDPIEIISDARLESSQLICVSAPQLVEGFNELQFHFSKDDHPLGLSVLLHRLEPNGLVTVTDELRIAFTNRGMFVSEDTTRLRDSFESDQSRFRKLKSEYDSKLASPTTDVEFADILLEAEWHGLVDLEHKASIPSNWIVRRKMR